CGCCCTTGTACGAACTGATCATCTGCATGCGGTTGATGTCCTGCTGACGAGTCAGCGAGAGGTCGTTGCCGACCTCGTGGGTGGTCTCGCCGGTGAAGTAATCGGCCGGGCGGTTGGTGAGCCACGCCGGCACGTCCTCGGCGAACCCTTCGACGTGCTCGATGATCGAATCGACTGCGTCGTCGTCGAGTCGACCGAGCGTCGCCGATCGGTCGACCTCCGCCTCCGCCGCGATGATGCGAGCGGCCCGCCGTCCGACACCGTTCATGCCGGTCAGCGCCCGCTCGACGCTTTTCGTCCCGTCGAGGTCGGTCTGGCCGATTCGGACGAAGTAGCGGATGTCCTCCTCCTCTTCGTCCTCGGCCGGTGTGTCTGGGTCTTCTGCGCTCATATGCTGTGGTTCGGAGCGTCGTGGCTGGGATTCGAACCCAGGAGGCTGTGCGCCACAGAGTTAGCAACCCTGCGCCTTGGGCCAGGCTTGGCTACCACGACCCACGCTGTTAGTCTCGCTCTCTCGAACTCGGGGCCGACCCCCTGCAGTACGTGTTTCGGACTAATTCGACGCGGGTATTTAACCCCAACGAAACCCGGGTCGGGATCGGGAACCGGCGCTGCGGCGGGTGCCCAACCATCCACCGACGCTCCACCAGCGGCCAGCCATCCACCACGCACCGTCGAGCCGCCGTCTTCGATCGATCGGCGGGTTCCCAACCCTTATCGCTCGGGCGGAGCTACCCTGGCCATGAACGAGGACGACGTGCGATCGCTGCTTCGCGGCGTCGAGGACCCCGATCTCGGTGACAATATCGTTTCGCTCGGCCTGGTCAACGACATCGAAATGCGGGAAGGAGTCGCCCACGTCTCGCTCGCGCTCGGCGCGCCCTACTCCCCGAACGAGACCGCGATCGCGGCCGAGGTGCGCGAGGTGCTGAGCGAGGAGGGGATCGAGTGTGAACTCACCGCGAACGTCGACCGGCCGGCCGAGGGAGATGTCCTTCCCGACGTCAAGAACGTCATCGCGGTCGCCTCGGGCAAGGGCGGAGTTGGGAAATCCACTGTCGCCGTGAATCTCGCCGCCGGCCTCTCGCAACTGGGCGCGCGCGTGGGACTGTTCGATGCCGACGTGTACGGCCCGAACGTCCCGCGGATGGTCGACGCCGACGAGCGGCCCCAGGCCACCGCCGAAGAGCAAATCATCCCGCCGGAGAAGTACGGCATGAAGCTGATGAGCATGGACTTTCTGACTGGTGAGGACGATCCCGTGATCTGGCGCGGTCCGATGGTCCACAAGCTCATCACCCAACTGTTCGAGGACGTCGAGTGGGGATCGCTCGATTACATGGTGATCGACCTTCCGCCGGGAACGGGCGACACCCAGCTCACCCTCCTCCAGACCGTGCCGATCGCGGGCGCAGTGATCGTGACCACACCCCAGGAGGTCGCCGTCGACGACGCCAAGAAGGGCCTGGAGATGTTCGGCAAACACGAGACGCCCGTGTTGGGGATCGTCGAGAACATGAGCGGCTTTCGGTGTCCCGACTGCGGCTCCGAGCACGCGCTCTTCGGGGAGGGTGGCGGCGAGGCGTTCGCCGACGAGGTCGAGATGCCGTTCCTCGGCGAACTCCCGCTCGATCCACGCGTCAGGGAAGGTGGCGACGATGGCGCACCGATCGTGCTCGACGACGGCGAGACTGGCGACGCGTTCCGACAGTTCACTGAACGGACCGCGAACAACGTCGGAATCGTCCACCGCCAGCGGCTGAGCAACGGCCGCCAGGGCGAGGAACCGGCACCGGATCCTTCGTCGTAGTACAAAACGACTGATACTCAGAAGTCGTTGTACAAAACTCTGCCCGAAATCTGCTAGAAACTGTGACGGAGTTTTCCTACGTCGCTTGACCCCGTTCAGACACCACAGTTGATTTGACCGGCTTGTTGTGTCTCGATGATGAATACGAATTATTCTGTCTACCTCCTCCCCGAAAGTCCATCTATCGTCGTTCCACGGTCGATCCCATCGCCGTCCGCGAGTGACAGAGCTCAGTCGCGACACAGCCAAGCACGAGCAGGAGCTGGGCTAAATACAACCTTTTCTGTTCAAGAGAGTCTATCCGTAGCGGACCGCTTCGACGTTCGCCGATCCCGTAGCGGCTACCGATACGACTCGGTCGCCGCGTCGATCCAGTCGAGGCTGTGTTCCGGGAGCAGCCCGTCGTTATAAAAGGAGACACGCTCGACGCCGGCGTCGGCGAGGCCGTCCACGACGTCGACGAGCGCCGCTCGGTTCTCGATCGCTGGATGGCCCGCGAGGACGCCGGCGTGAACCGGCGTGTCAGTGAGTGATCGGGCTGTACGAACGCAATCGGTGATCTCTGCTCGATCCGATCCGTATGCGAGGGCTACGTGGTGATCGAGATCGGCCGCGAGTCGGTCGGGATCGGCCCCGTACTTCCACGCGTTCTCCGGTGCGAGGTTCGGGAGGTAGTACCCGAGATCCGCGTTGGCTTCCTGGCGAAGATCGGCGAACACGTCTGCAAGGGTTTCGCAGCGAACCGCCACGTACGACCGGACTGCCTGGTGGTGCATGAGCCAGGCGGCGACGTCGATGTCCGATGAGCGCTTCCCTGCTGCAATGGCGTCGAGGGTCTCGACACACTGCTCCCGCGCTCGCTCGACGTCGACACCGGCGTCGGCCGCGTTCGCTCGACACGCATCACAGAAACAGAGTCCGAACAGGAACTCGCCGAGATCTCCGAGGTCGACGTGGATCTTCTGGTGGTGCCAGCCGAACCCGGTTCCATAGAAGTAATCGAACTGTTCGAGCTCGATCCGTTCGAACGGGGCTCGTGTGTCGAGGTCCGCAACGAGCGTCGTGAGATACCGCTGCACCGCCAGCTTCGACGGACAGAGCCCGAAGACGAGTCGATCCCCGTACGGGTTTTCGATCGCAAGGTCGCGGTTTGCCATCCCGAGCCGTGAGTTGTGACAGCCGACGGTCCACGAGTTGAGTGCGAGCGAGGTGTCGGCGATCCCGTCGACGATCTCGGCCAGCCAATCGTCCTCACTCATCTGCTCGTTCGGTACGGGTTCGAGCCGGCCGTACTCCCCGTCCGGCTGGAAGTACGCACTCGCCTGCGCGAAGAACGTGCTGCGGCCCGGCTGGCGGGGGTGGTACGTCTGGACTGCGTGGTAGTTCGTCGCGAGCGTGATCTCGTCGATCCCGATGCGTTCCAATCGCCTCGCAGCCCGTTCGACACCCTCGTCCACGAGGCTCCACGGGTACGCCCAGATCGCGAACTCCATACTCGACCGACCACCGGGGCGTACATAGATGCTCGGTGTGGTGTCGCCGGAGATCGATCGTCCACTACACCGGAGCCGGGCTACTCCCGTGTCGGTGCCTCGTCCGCATCGTAGACGCGCTCGTGGAACGATTGATCGAGACCGGCGGTGAGACCGCCGTCGACCACGAGGTTCGACCCGGTGACGAACGACGATCGTTCCGATGCGAGAAACA
The genomic region above belongs to Halococcus salifodinae DSM 8989 and contains:
- a CDS encoding Mrp/NBP35 family ATP-binding protein, coding for MNEDDVRSLLRGVEDPDLGDNIVSLGLVNDIEMREGVAHVSLALGAPYSPNETAIAAEVREVLSEEGIECELTANVDRPAEGDVLPDVKNVIAVASGKGGVGKSTVAVNLAAGLSQLGARVGLFDADVYGPNVPRMVDADERPQATAEEQIIPPEKYGMKLMSMDFLTGEDDPVIWRGPMVHKLITQLFEDVEWGSLDYMVIDLPPGTGDTQLTLLQTVPIAGAVIVTTPQEVAVDDAKKGLEMFGKHETPVLGIVENMSGFRCPDCGSEHALFGEGGGEAFADEVEMPFLGELPLDPRVREGGDDGAPIVLDDGETGDAFRQFTERTANNVGIVHRQRLSNGRQGEEPAPDPSS
- a CDS encoding 30S ribosomal protein S13, with the translated sequence MSAEDPDTPAEDEEEEDIRYFVRIGQTDLDGTKSVERALTGMNGVGRRAARIIAAEAEVDRSATLGRLDDDAVDSIIEHVEGFAEDVPAWLTNRPADYFTGETTHEVGNDLSLTRQQDINRMQMISSYKGVRHERGQKVRGQRTKSTGRSEGTIGVNVEAIQEEMEEEAEGE